In one Mycobacterium sp. NBC_00419 genomic region, the following are encoded:
- the ftsZ gene encoding cell division protein FtsZ: MTPPHNYLAVIKVVGIGGGGVNAVNRMIEQGLKGVEFIAINTDAQALLMSDADVKLDVGRDSTRGLGAGADPEVGRKAAEDAKDEIEELLRGADMVFVTAGEGGGTGTGGAPVVATIARKLGALTVGVVTRPFSFEGKRRSNQAEAGIQALRESCDTLIVIPNDRLLQMGDAQVSLMDAFRSADEVLLNGVQGITDLITTPGLINVDFADVKGIMSGAGTALMGIGSARGDGRALKAAEIAINSPLLEASMEGAQGVLMSIAGGSDLGLFEINEAASLVQDAAHVDANIIFGTVIDDSLGDEVRVTVIAAGFDAAGPSRKPVVGSASTIAAGAAGKLSSSLFDPIDAVSVPVHTNGATVSIGGDDGGIADDDVDVPPFMRH, translated from the coding sequence ATGACCCCTCCGCATAACTACCTCGCCGTCATCAAGGTCGTTGGCATCGGCGGCGGCGGCGTCAACGCCGTCAACCGGATGATCGAGCAAGGACTCAAGGGTGTCGAGTTCATCGCCATCAACACCGACGCCCAGGCGCTGTTGATGAGCGACGCCGACGTCAAGCTCGACGTCGGCCGTGACTCCACCCGCGGTCTCGGTGCCGGCGCCGATCCCGAGGTGGGCCGCAAGGCCGCCGAAGACGCCAAGGACGAGATCGAAGAGCTGCTGCGCGGCGCCGACATGGTCTTCGTGACCGCAGGCGAGGGCGGCGGCACCGGCACCGGCGGCGCGCCGGTGGTGGCCACCATCGCCCGCAAGCTCGGTGCGCTGACCGTCGGCGTGGTCACCCGGCCGTTCTCCTTCGAGGGCAAGCGTCGGTCGAACCAGGCCGAGGCCGGCATCCAGGCGCTGCGCGAGAGCTGCGACACCCTGATCGTCATCCCCAACGACCGGCTGCTGCAGATGGGCGATGCCCAGGTCTCCCTGATGGACGCCTTCCGCAGCGCCGACGAGGTGCTGCTCAACGGCGTGCAGGGCATTACTGACCTGATCACCACCCCGGGCCTGATCAACGTCGACTTCGCCGACGTCAAGGGCATCATGAGCGGGGCGGGCACCGCGTTGATGGGTATCGGTTCGGCTCGCGGCGACGGTCGCGCGCTCAAGGCTGCCGAGATCGCCATCAACTCCCCGCTGCTGGAAGCCTCGATGGAAGGCGCCCAGGGCGTGCTGATGTCGATCGCCGGCGGCAGCGACCTGGGGCTCTTCGAGATCAACGAGGCCGCCTCGCTGGTCCAGGACGCCGCCCACGTCGACGCGAACATCATCTTCGGCACCGTGATCGACGACTCGCTGGGCGACGAGGTCCGGGTGACGGTTATCGCCGCCGGCTTCGACGCCGCCGGACCCAGCCGCAAGCCGGTGGTCGGATCGGCCTCCACCATCGCTGCGGGTGCCGCAGGAAAGCTCAGCTCGTCGCTGTTCGATCCGATCGACGCGGTGAGCGTGCCGGTGCACACCAATGGTGCGACGGTCAGCATTGGCGGCGACGACGGCGGCATCGCCGATGACGACGTCGACGTGCCGCCGTTCATGCGGCACTGA
- the mraY gene encoding phospho-N-acetylmuramoyl-pentapeptide-transferase — MRLILIAVGISLAVSILLTPVLVRLFTKQGFGHEIREDGPPSHKTKRGTPSMGGVAIIAGIWAGYFGTHLVGLAMDGSGPSASGLLVLALATALGAVGFVDDLIKIRRSRNLGLNKTAKTVGQITAAVLFGILVLQFRNADGLTPGSPELSYVREIATVTLTPLLFVLFVVVVVSAWSNAVNFTDGLDGLAGGSMAMVSAAYVLITFWQYRNACATAPGLGCYNVRDPLDLALIAAATAGACIGFLWWNAAPAKIFMGDTGSLALGGIIAGLSVTSRTEVLAVVLGALFVAEVTSVVVQILAFRTTGRRVFRMAPFHHHFELVGWAETTVIIRFWLLTAIACGLGVALFYGEWLSAIGA, encoded by the coding sequence ATGAGACTGATCCTCATCGCCGTCGGCATCTCGCTGGCGGTGTCGATCCTGCTGACCCCGGTGCTCGTGCGGTTGTTCACCAAGCAGGGGTTCGGCCACGAGATTCGCGAGGACGGCCCGCCGAGCCACAAGACCAAGCGTGGCACGCCGTCGATGGGCGGGGTGGCGATCATCGCCGGGATCTGGGCCGGCTACTTCGGCACCCACCTCGTCGGGCTGGCGATGGACGGCAGCGGCCCGTCGGCCTCCGGCCTGCTGGTGCTGGCGCTGGCCACCGCGCTGGGCGCCGTCGGTTTCGTCGATGACCTGATCAAGATCCGCCGCTCCCGCAACCTCGGCCTGAACAAGACGGCCAAGACCGTCGGCCAGATCACCGCCGCCGTGCTGTTCGGCATCCTGGTGCTGCAGTTCCGCAACGCCGACGGTCTGACGCCGGGCAGCCCGGAGCTGTCGTATGTGCGCGAGATCGCCACCGTCACGTTGACCCCGCTGCTGTTCGTGTTGTTCGTCGTGGTCGTGGTCAGTGCCTGGTCGAATGCGGTGAACTTCACCGACGGCCTCGACGGGCTGGCCGGCGGCAGCATGGCGATGGTCAGCGCGGCCTACGTGCTCATCACGTTCTGGCAGTACCGCAACGCCTGCGCCACTGCGCCGGGCCTGGGCTGCTACAACGTGCGCGACCCGCTGGACCTGGCGCTCATCGCCGCCGCCACCGCGGGCGCGTGTATCGGGTTCCTCTGGTGGAACGCCGCCCCGGCCAAGATCTTCATGGGGGATACCGGCTCGCTGGCCCTGGGCGGGATCATCGCCGGGCTGTCGGTGACCAGCCGCACCGAGGTGCTGGCGGTGGTGCTCGGCGCGCTGTTCGTCGCCGAGGTGACCTCGGTCGTCGTGCAGATCCTGGCGTTCCGCACCACCGGGCGACGGGTGTTCCGGATGGCACCGTTCCACCACCACTTCGAGTTGGTGGGCTGGGCAGAGACCACGGTGATCATCCGGTTCTGGCTGCTGACCGCGATCGCGTGCGGTCTCGGCGTGGCCCTGTTCTACGGCGAGTGGCTCTCGGCCATCGGAGCCTGA
- a CDS encoding YggS family pyridoxal phosphate-dependent enzyme codes for MSDRESELAAALTGLRDRLAAAAHAAGRDAADIELLPITKFFPATDVEILVRLGCRAFGESREQEASAKIAEVQSATGARDLHWHMVGQIQRNKAKNIALWADTVHSLSTAKVAAALDRGVQQAIADGVRSTPVRVFLQISLDGDTARGGVDLGDPAEVDAMCDLIADAQGLKLVGLMAIPPLGADPDAAFSALAAEHQRVVRRHPQATELSAGMSGDLEAAVRHGSTCVRVGTALMGNRPLTSP; via the coding sequence ATGAGCGATCGCGAATCCGAACTCGCCGCGGCGCTGACCGGGCTGCGCGACAGGCTGGCCGCGGCCGCGCACGCGGCGGGCCGGGACGCCGCCGACATCGAGCTGCTGCCGATCACCAAGTTCTTCCCGGCCACCGACGTCGAGATCCTCGTGCGCCTGGGGTGCCGCGCCTTCGGCGAATCCCGCGAGCAGGAGGCCTCGGCCAAGATCGCCGAGGTGCAGAGTGCGACCGGGGCGCGCGACCTGCACTGGCACATGGTCGGCCAGATCCAGCGCAACAAGGCCAAAAACATTGCGCTATGGGCGGATACGGTCCATTCACTGTCCACCGCCAAGGTCGCCGCCGCGCTGGATCGCGGTGTGCAGCAGGCCATCGCCGACGGGGTGCGGTCCACGCCGGTACGGGTCTTCCTGCAGATCAGCCTCGATGGCGACACGGCGCGCGGTGGCGTCGATCTCGGTGATCCGGCCGAAGTCGACGCGATGTGCGACCTGATCGCCGACGCCCAGGGACTGAAGCTGGTCGGGCTGATGGCGATCCCGCCGCTGGGCGCCGATCCCGACGCCGCCTTCTCGGCGCTGGCCGCCGAACACCAGCGTGTGGTGCGCCGCCATCCGCAGGCCACCGAGTTGTCGGCGGGCATGTCGGGCGATCTGGAAGCTGCAGTGCGACACGGATCAACGTGTGTGCGTGTCGGTACAGCGCTTATGGGAAATCGTCCTCTAACGTCTCCCTGA
- the murD gene encoding UDP-N-acetylmuramoyl-L-alanine--D-glutamate ligase — MTGLEPLAPGARVLVTGAGITGRAVVAALASWDVHIVVCDDNADALNILAANGINTIEPPAAIAAIDTVDLVVTSPGFPPTAPVLAAAAGAGVPIWGDVELAWRLDAAGHYGPPRRWLVVTGTNGKTTTTSMLHAMLIADGRRAVLCGNIGDPVLDVLSQPADLLAVELSSFQLFWAPTLRPEAGAVLNIAEDHLDWHGGFAAYAAAKARALQGRVAVVGLDDAPATALLPAAAAAVKAGFRLGEPAAGELGVRDGLLVDRAFAEDLVLAPAASIPVAGPVGVLDALGAAALARAVDVPASAIAEALAGFRVGRHRAEAVGVVDGVSYVDDSKATNPHAAQASVLAYPRVVWVAGGLLKGASVDDMVTRVADRLVGAVLIGRDRAVVADALSRHAPDVPVIEVVTREDAVVQGTNESDVALGTRLVDAAGSGLGARVMTEVVAAAASLARPGDTVLLAPAGASFDQFAGYGDRGDAFAAAVRAAAR; from the coding sequence GTGACCGGCCTGGAACCGCTGGCCCCCGGTGCCCGGGTACTGGTCACCGGAGCCGGGATCACCGGACGCGCGGTGGTGGCCGCGCTGGCGTCCTGGGATGTCCACATCGTGGTCTGTGACGACAACGCCGACGCGCTGAACATCTTGGCCGCCAACGGGATCAACACCATCGAGCCGCCGGCGGCGATAGCCGCAATCGACACCGTCGACCTGGTGGTCACCAGCCCCGGGTTCCCGCCGACTGCCCCGGTGCTGGCCGCCGCGGCCGGCGCGGGTGTCCCGATCTGGGGCGACGTCGAGCTCGCGTGGCGCCTGGACGCCGCGGGCCACTACGGACCGCCCCGGCGCTGGCTGGTGGTCACCGGCACCAACGGCAAGACCACCACCACCTCGATGCTGCACGCGATGCTGATCGCCGACGGCCGGCGCGCGGTGCTGTGCGGCAACATCGGTGATCCGGTGCTCGACGTCCTGTCGCAGCCCGCCGATCTGCTGGCGGTCGAGTTGTCCAGCTTCCAGCTGTTCTGGGCGCCGACACTGCGCCCGGAGGCCGGTGCGGTGCTCAACATCGCCGAGGACCATCTCGACTGGCACGGCGGTTTCGCCGCCTACGCCGCCGCCAAGGCCAGGGCGCTGCAGGGCCGGGTGGCCGTCGTCGGGCTCGACGACGCGCCGGCCACCGCGCTGCTGCCCGCCGCCGCTGCCGCCGTCAAGGCCGGATTCCGGCTCGGCGAGCCGGCCGCGGGGGAGCTCGGGGTGCGCGACGGGCTGCTCGTCGACCGCGCGTTCGCCGAGGATCTGGTGCTGGCACCCGCCGCGTCGATCCCGGTGGCCGGACCAGTCGGGGTGCTCGACGCGCTGGGCGCCGCGGCGCTGGCTCGCGCGGTCGACGTGCCGGCCTCGGCGATCGCCGAGGCGCTGGCCGGCTTCCGGGTGGGCCGCCACCGCGCCGAGGCGGTCGGTGTCGTCGACGGCGTGAGCTACGTCGACGACTCCAAAGCCACCAACCCGCACGCGGCCCAGGCCTCGGTGCTGGCCTATCCGCGGGTGGTCTGGGTGGCCGGCGGCCTGCTCAAGGGCGCCTCGGTCGACGACATGGTCACCCGGGTGGCAGACCGGCTGGTCGGCGCCGTGTTGATCGGTCGCGACCGCGCGGTGGTTGCCGACGCGTTATCGCGACACGCACCCGATGTCCCCGTCATCGAGGTTGTGACGCGGGAGGATGCTGTGGTGCAAGGGACTAATGAGTCAGATGTTGCTCTTGGGACTCGATTGGTCGACGCTGCCGGATCAGGTCTCGGCGCACGGGTGATGACCGAAGTCGTCGCCGCTGCCGCCAGCCTGGCCCGACCAGGTGACACGGTGCTGCTGGCCCCCGCCGGTGCATCGTTCGATCAGTTCGCCGGCTACGGCGATCGCGGGGACGCGTTCGCCGCCGCCGTCCGTGCCGCGGCCCGGTAG
- a CDS encoding cell division protein FtsQ/DivIB — MTEPDPPEPADPPEPTSERESPSADVQNVDLDEAEAEAPESETPDAEDGEQPDEADEADFEGPRRKARREREERRAAQTRAMAIEEARREAKRRVRSQHDEAPKQLGRGTVRGLRLLVWLILLSVLGVGLGLILYFTPLMSARSLVVTGIGAVTREEVVDAAKVQLGTPLLQINTDTVADRVAEIRRVASARVQREYPSTLRITIVERVPIVVKDYPDGPHLFDKDGVDFATAPPPPGLAYIDVDNPGPKDAPTLAALEVMTALSPEVVGQVSRVAAPSVASVTLTLTDGRTVVWGTTDRTAEKAEKLAALLTQPGRTYDVSSPDLPTVK; from the coding sequence GTGACCGAGCCGGATCCGCCGGAACCCGCCGACCCGCCCGAACCGACGTCTGAGCGGGAAAGTCCGAGTGCGGACGTGCAGAACGTCGATCTCGACGAAGCCGAGGCCGAGGCACCCGAGTCCGAGACGCCGGACGCCGAGGACGGCGAGCAGCCCGACGAGGCCGACGAGGCCGACTTCGAGGGCCCGCGGCGTAAGGCCCGCCGGGAGCGCGAGGAGCGGCGCGCGGCGCAGACCAGGGCGATGGCGATCGAGGAGGCCCGGCGGGAGGCCAAGCGCCGGGTCCGCAGCCAGCACGACGAGGCGCCGAAACAGTTGGGCCGCGGGACGGTTCGCGGGCTGCGGCTGCTGGTGTGGCTGATCCTGTTGAGCGTGCTCGGCGTCGGGCTCGGCCTGATCCTGTACTTCACCCCGCTGATGTCGGCGCGCTCGCTGGTGGTGACCGGGATCGGTGCGGTGACCCGCGAGGAGGTCGTTGACGCCGCGAAGGTCCAGCTCGGAACGCCGCTGTTGCAGATCAACACTGACACGGTGGCCGACCGGGTCGCCGAGATTCGCCGGGTGGCCAGCGCCCGGGTGCAGCGCGAGTATCCGTCGACCCTGCGGATCACGATCGTGGAGCGGGTTCCGATCGTGGTGAAGGACTATCCGGACGGCCCGCACCTGTTCGACAAGGACGGGGTGGACTTCGCGACCGCGCCGCCGCCGCCCGGCCTGGCCTACATCGACGTCGACAACCCCGGACCCAAGGACGCGCCGACGCTGGCGGCCCTGGAGGTCATGACGGCGCTGAGCCCGGAGGTGGTGGGTCAGGTCAGCCGGGTCGCCGCCCCGTCGGTCGCATCGGTGACCCTGACGCTGACCGACGGGCGGACCGTGGTGTGGGGAACCACCGACCGCACCGCGGAGAAGGCCGAGAAGCTGGCGGCGCTGCTGACCCAACCGGGTCGCACCTATGACGTCTCGAGCCCGGATCTGCCGACCGTCAAGTAG
- the murC gene encoding UDP-N-acetylmuramate--L-alanine ligase has protein sequence MSAAKTLPPELARVHMVGIGGAGMSGIARILLDRGGMVSGSDAKESRGVVALRARGAQISIGHDAANLDLLPGGPTAVVTTHAAIPKTNPELVEAARRGIPVILRPVVLAKLMAGQRTLMVTGTHGKTTTTSMLIVALQHAGMDPSFAVGGDLGEAGTNAHNGSGDCFVAEADESDGSLLEYTPNVAVVTNVEADHLDFFGTAEAYSAVFDAFVQRLAPGGALVICADDPGAAELADRSAACGVRVLRYGSGPGDGLAGALVDWEQHGTGAVAHVQLAGESHQRVMRLAVPGRHMALNALAALLAALEVGAPVDEVLDGLAGFEGVRRRFELVGVAGGVKVFDDYAHHPTEVRAALTALRAIARQDRTGHPTVTGARSIVVFQPHLYSRTKTFAREFGEALGIADEVFVLDVYAAREQPMAGISGATVAEHVSVPVHYVADFSAVAARVAASVGSGDVVVTMGAGDVTMLGPEIIAAIQDKASREAR, from the coding sequence ATGAGCGCCGCCAAGACGCTGCCGCCGGAGCTTGCGCGGGTACACATGGTCGGCATCGGCGGTGCCGGCATGTCGGGTATCGCGCGGATTCTGCTCGACCGCGGGGGAATGGTGTCGGGTTCGGACGCCAAGGAATCGCGCGGTGTCGTCGCCCTGCGGGCCCGCGGCGCGCAGATCAGCATCGGCCACGATGCGGCGAACCTGGACCTGCTGCCCGGCGGTCCCACCGCGGTGGTCACCACCCACGCCGCGATCCCGAAGACGAACCCGGAGCTGGTCGAGGCCGCCAGGCGCGGTATCCCGGTGATCCTGCGCCCGGTGGTGCTGGCCAAGCTGATGGCCGGTCAGCGAACGTTGATGGTGACCGGCACGCACGGTAAGACCACCACCACCTCGATGCTCATCGTCGCGCTGCAGCATGCCGGGATGGATCCGTCGTTCGCGGTCGGCGGTGACCTCGGCGAGGCGGGGACCAACGCGCACAACGGAAGTGGTGACTGCTTCGTCGCCGAGGCCGACGAGAGCGACGGCTCGTTGCTCGAATACACCCCGAATGTGGCGGTGGTGACCAATGTCGAGGCCGACCATCTGGATTTCTTCGGCACCGCGGAGGCCTACAGCGCAGTGTTCGACGCGTTCGTGCAGCGGCTGGCTCCCGGTGGTGCGCTGGTCATCTGCGCGGACGATCCCGGTGCGGCCGAGTTGGCCGACCGCAGCGCCGCCTGCGGTGTGCGGGTGCTGCGCTACGGCAGCGGGCCCGGTGACGGGCTGGCCGGCGCACTGGTCGACTGGGAGCAGCACGGGACCGGAGCGGTGGCCCACGTTCAGCTGGCGGGGGAGTCCCACCAGCGGGTGATGCGCCTGGCGGTGCCGGGCAGGCACATGGCACTCAACGCGCTCGCCGCGCTGCTCGCGGCGCTCGAGGTGGGTGCCCCGGTCGACGAGGTGCTCGACGGATTAGCCGGATTCGAAGGTGTGCGTAGGCGTTTCGAGCTCGTCGGCGTGGCGGGCGGGGTCAAGGTGTTCGACGACTATGCCCATCACCCGACCGAGGTGCGCGCCGCGCTAACCGCACTACGCGCGATCGCGCGCCAGGACCGCACCGGCCACCCGACCGTCACCGGAGCCCGCAGTATCGTCGTGTTCCAACCCCACTTGTATTCGCGCACAAAGACTTTCGCGCGAGAGTTCGGAGAAGCGCTGGGCATCGCCGACGAGGTGTTCGTGCTCGACGTCTACGCCGCCCGCGAGCAGCCGATGGCCGGTATCAGTGGCGCCACGGTGGCCGAGCACGTCAGCGTGCCGGTGCATTACGTGGCGGATTTCTCCGCGGTCGCCGCACGGGTGGCGGCGTCGGTGGGCAGTGGCGACGTCGTGGTCACCATGGGTGCCGGCGACGTGACGATGCTGGGTCCGGAGATCATTGCCGCGATCCAGGACAAGGCCAGCCGGGAGGCCCGGTGA
- the ftsW gene encoding putative lipid II flippase FtsW, with translation MADNILTRLRRRGAKGTADGTDVPAPAEGDTTAPEAGEATTGAVAVATADAPAKFRFVPSKTFGAWLGRPMTSFHLIVSVTALLVILGLTMVLSASGVHSYDEDGSPWSIFFRQVIWTVLGLFACWIALRLPVNFLRRTSFFAFASTIVMLVLVLIPGIGHESNGTRGWFIIAGISMQPSELAKIAFAIWGAHLLATRRMERASLREMLVPLIPAAVIALALIVAQPDLGQTVSLGIILLALLWFAGLPLKVFLTSVLAAVGAAAVLAVSAGYRSDRVRSWLDPAADAQGSGYQARQAKFALANGGVFGDGLGQGTAKWNYLPNAHNDFIFAIIGEELGFVGAFGLLALFGLFAYTGMRIARRSADPFLRLLTAAATMWVIGQVFINVGYVIGLLPVTGIQLPLISAGGTSTATTLFMIGLMANAARHEPEAVAALRAGRDDRMNRLLRLPMPEPYVPTRVEALRDRLRTKPAGARPARSAKPATPAKAGKPAKKPTRGRAEPPAKTRTPERRTRGSGHHGDASQRGAQRNGNDGAGRPRRSRTLEGQRYG, from the coding sequence ATGGCTGACAACATCCTGACCCGGTTGCGGCGTCGGGGTGCCAAGGGCACCGCCGACGGCACCGACGTGCCCGCGCCCGCCGAGGGCGACACCACGGCGCCGGAAGCCGGCGAGGCCACCACCGGCGCCGTCGCGGTCGCTACCGCCGACGCTCCGGCGAAGTTCCGCTTCGTGCCGTCCAAGACGTTCGGCGCCTGGCTGGGCCGGCCCATGACGTCATTTCACCTGATCGTCTCGGTCACCGCGCTGCTGGTCATCCTCGGGCTGACGATGGTGCTCTCGGCATCCGGTGTGCACTCCTACGACGAGGACGGCTCACCCTGGTCGATCTTCTTCCGTCAGGTCATCTGGACGGTACTGGGGCTGTTCGCCTGCTGGATCGCGCTGCGGCTGCCGGTGAACTTCCTGCGCCGAACGTCGTTCTTCGCCTTCGCGAGCACCATCGTCATGCTGGTGCTCGTGCTGATCCCGGGGATCGGCCACGAATCCAACGGCACCCGGGGCTGGTTCATCATCGCCGGTATCTCGATGCAGCCCTCCGAACTCGCCAAGATCGCGTTCGCGATCTGGGGTGCACACCTGCTGGCCACCCGGCGGATGGAGCGGGCGTCGCTGCGCGAGATGCTGGTGCCGCTGATCCCCGCCGCGGTGATCGCGCTCGCGCTGATCGTCGCCCAGCCCGACCTCGGCCAGACCGTGTCACTGGGCATCATCCTGCTCGCCCTGCTGTGGTTCGCCGGTCTGCCGCTGAAGGTGTTCCTCACCTCGGTGCTGGCAGCGGTGGGGGCTGCGGCGGTGCTCGCGGTGTCCGCGGGCTACCGATCCGATCGGGTGAGATCTTGGCTGGACCCCGCCGCCGACGCCCAGGGCTCGGGATATCAGGCCCGCCAGGCCAAGTTCGCGCTCGCCAACGGCGGGGTGTTCGGCGACGGCCTCGGGCAGGGCACGGCGAAGTGGAACTACCTGCCCAACGCCCACAATGACTTCATCTTCGCGATCATCGGCGAGGAACTGGGCTTCGTCGGCGCCTTCGGCCTACTGGCCCTGTTCGGTCTGTTCGCCTACACCGGGATGCGGATCGCCCGGCGGTCGGCCGATCCGTTCCTGCGGCTGCTGACCGCCGCCGCCACCATGTGGGTGATCGGCCAGGTATTCATCAACGTCGGCTATGTGATCGGCCTGCTTCCCGTCACCGGCATTCAGCTGCCGCTGATTTCTGCTGGCGGAACATCAACGGCGACAACGCTGTTCATGATCGGACTGATGGCCAACGCGGCACGCCACGAACCCGAGGCGGTGGCCGCGCTACGGGCGGGCCGCGATGACCGGATGAACCGGCTGCTGCGGTTGCCGATGCCCGAGCCGTATGTGCCGACCCGGGTGGAGGCGCTGCGCGACCGGCTGCGCACCAAGCCGGCCGGCGCCAGACCCGCTAGATCCGCCAAACCAGCCACACCGGCCAAGGCCGGAAAACCGGCGAAGAAGCCCACCCGTGGCCGCGCCGAGCCGCCCGCCAAAACGAGGACGCCTGAACGGCGCACCCGGGGCTCAGGGCATCATGGTGATGCTTCGCAACGCGGGGCGCAGCGAAACGGCAACGACGGAGCCGGCCGGCCACGGCGGTCCCGCACATTGGAAGGTCAGCGTTACGGGTGA
- the murG gene encoding undecaprenyldiphospho-muramoylpentapeptide beta-N-acetylglucosaminyltransferase, producing the protein MGRSALRVSSERGASVSVVLAGGGTAGHVEPAMAVADALKALDPNVRITALGTARGLETRLVPERGYHLELITPVPLPRKVNGDLLRLPLRVRRAVKETRAVLDDVAADVVIGFGGYVAVPAYLAARGGPLRRRRVPVVVHEANARAGVANRVGARTARRVLAAVPDSGLAGAEVVGMPVRASITDLDRAALRTAARAHFGFAEDAVVLLVFGGSQGAASINRAVSGAAADLAAAGISVLHAHGPKNTLELRTPEPGDPPYVAVPYLNEMNLAYAAADLAICRSGAMTVAEVSAVGLPAVYVPLPIGNGEQRLNALPVVNAGGGLLVADSDLTEDFIAGEVVGLLTDTARLHVMTAAAAQVGHRDAARRVAEVALEVARAHRGGTR; encoded by the coding sequence ATTGGAAGGTCAGCGTTACGGGTGAGTAGTGAGCGCGGCGCATCGGTCTCGGTCGTCCTGGCCGGCGGCGGCACCGCAGGTCACGTCGAACCGGCCATGGCAGTCGCCGACGCGCTCAAGGCGCTGGACCCGAACGTTCGCATCACCGCCCTGGGCACCGCCCGCGGCTTGGAGACCCGGCTGGTACCCGAGCGCGGCTACCACCTCGAACTCATCACCCCTGTCCCGCTGCCACGCAAGGTCAACGGCGATCTGCTGCGGCTGCCGCTGCGGGTGCGCCGCGCCGTCAAGGAAACCCGCGCGGTCCTCGACGATGTCGCCGCTGACGTGGTGATCGGGTTCGGCGGATATGTGGCGGTGCCGGCCTACCTCGCCGCGCGCGGCGGGCCGTTGCGCAGGCGGCGGGTCCCCGTCGTGGTGCACGAGGCCAACGCCAGAGCCGGCGTGGCCAACCGGGTCGGCGCGCGCACCGCACGCCGGGTGCTGGCCGCGGTGCCGGACTCCGGCCTGGCGGGCGCCGAGGTGGTGGGCATGCCGGTGCGCGCCTCGATCACCGACCTGGACCGCGCGGCATTGCGGACCGCGGCACGCGCCCACTTCGGGTTCGCCGAGGATGCCGTGGTGTTGCTGGTGTTCGGCGGCTCGCAGGGCGCGGCATCGATCAACCGCGCGGTCAGCGGCGCCGCGGCGGACTTGGCCGCGGCGGGCATCTCCGTGCTGCACGCCCACGGCCCGAAGAACACCCTAGAACTGCGAACCCCGGAGCCCGGCGACCCGCCCTACGTCGCGGTGCCCTACCTCAACGAGATGAACCTGGCCTATGCCGCCGCCGACCTGGCGATCTGCCGCTCTGGGGCGATGACCGTCGCCGAGGTCTCGGCCGTCGGGCTGCCCGCGGTCTACGTTCCGCTGCCGATCGGCAACGGTGAGCAGCGGCTCAACGCGTTGCCGGTGGTCAATGCCGGTGGCGGGCTTCTGGTCGCCGACAGCGACCTCACCGAAGACTTCATCGCAGGCGAGGTCGTGGGTCTGCTCACCGACACCGCCCGGTTGCACGTCATGACTGCCGCCGCCGCGCAGGTCGGCCATCGCGACGCGGCACGCCGGGTCGCCGAGGTGGCACTGGAAGTGGCCAGGGCGCACCGCGGGGGCACCCGATGA
- the pgeF gene encoding peptidoglycan editing factor PgeF, with protein sequence MTVRIRRVTTTRAGGVSKPPFDAFNLGDHVGDDPAAVAANRARLARAVGLPPDHVVWMNQVHGDHVEIVTGPRTDPVPDTDALLTVTPGLALAVVTADCVPVLLADARAGVVAGAHAGRVGAADGVVLRTLEAMLAAGARTDDISVLLGPAVSGANYEVPEQMAADVEARLPGSRTRTARGTAGLDLRAGIARQLRDAGVKSIDVDPRCTVADKNLFSHRRGAPTGRLACLVWME encoded by the coding sequence GTGACTGTTCGGATTCGCCGCGTGACCACCACCCGGGCCGGCGGGGTGTCCAAGCCGCCGTTCGACGCCTTCAATCTCGGTGACCATGTCGGTGACGATCCCGCGGCAGTGGCGGCCAACCGCGCACGACTGGCCCGTGCGGTCGGATTGCCCCCAGACCATGTGGTGTGGATGAACCAGGTTCACGGCGACCACGTTGAAATCGTCACCGGACCCCGAACCGACCCGGTGCCGGACACCGATGCGCTGCTGACGGTCACGCCCGGGCTCGCGCTGGCGGTGGTGACCGCCGACTGTGTGCCGGTGCTGCTGGCCGACGCCCGCGCCGGCGTCGTCGCCGGAGCGCACGCCGGACGGGTCGGAGCCGCCGACGGTGTCGTGCTGCGCACCCTCGAGGCCATGCTGGCCGCGGGCGCCCGCACCGACGACATCTCCGTTCTGCTCGGGCCCGCCGTCAGCGGCGCCAACTATGAGGTGCCCGAACAGATGGCCGCCGATGTCGAGGCCCGGCTGCCCGGCAGCCGCACCCGAACAGCGCGTGGGACCGCCGGCCTGGACCTGCGGGCTGGTATCGCCCGGCAGCTGCGCGACGCCGGGGTCAAGTCCATCGACGTCGACCCGCGCTGCACCGTCGCAGACAAGAACTTGTTCAGCCATCGCCGCGGCGCCCCGACGGGCCGGCTCGCCTGCCTGGTGTGGATGGAATGA